The following proteins come from a genomic window of Deltaproteobacteria bacterium:
- a CDS encoding phosphotransferase, translated as MSNVTDRVKNRLEMDETDEAFGGLKSAYLEVFLNNATQIGKVMDLSEHGLRARLNLELDKVPSAGSLLHNVSLGTAMSRQALSRLVVRRVTPVDDQHVDIGLEGEDEETRASLWRVWHELQTVKEAEDYTTEIPEKLPVIPGRGHYTEKARKERIEFIRGYTSQPLETLDDTRFDAEKLTGNIENFVGSLDIPVGLAGPLWFNGMNVRGPIYAPMATSEGALVASATRGATAISRSGGVTTRVLRQVMMRVPMFVLNTSAAASKFRHWIEDHFEEIAAQTRLVSRHAKLRRVTPDQVSNRVNVTFSYETGDAAGQNMTTSCTWKACQWILDQLRHFPEIQVQNFMVDGGMSGDKKVNFQSFLTGRGTRVTAEALIQKDTLERILKVSSRQIEDGHMDAMSSGVNIGMIGNNVNIANVIGAMFTACGQDIACVHESSLGTLRFRDAGGDLHVTMDLPALIVGTVGGGTSLPAQADYLEMIGCKGVHKAGRLAEIIAGFCLSLDLSTASAMASGQFAAAHDRLGRNRPVKWFTLNDLTPDFFQRGFKRVYEDPELTVTNIEATELEVGSSIVTEMTSRQVEKVVGLIPRKIHYKKSDGTEGHDDVVIKIKPTDTEVIHVANTVAQMCAGHLASAHDKNKSRTGFKDCHIRELAIYKQNDPRFQKYAPKIFECYNNAEREAYVVVMEDISDLELMNTADDVSEWTDAHIRAAIEGIAELHSISLGQEDALRMAPWIGHVMTTEDMLEMTPLWRALVNHAGEEFPEWFQEEDVDACRQMIQNIGCWYKEIETMPRCLVHNDFNPRNIGFRRDGDDLTLCAYDWELATINIPQRDLAELLSFTLHGSASKLQIDTYIEYHRTCLEKASGQSLDPVTWRRGFIAALHDFTISRVCMYLMSHTFRNYKFLERVVRSVRNMGTIIQDGK; from the coding sequence ATGAGTAACGTTACAGATCGCGTCAAAAACCGGCTTGAGATGGATGAGACCGATGAAGCATTCGGCGGTCTAAAAAGCGCCTATCTCGAGGTATTTCTCAACAACGCGACTCAAATTGGAAAGGTCATGGACCTCTCCGAGCATGGTTTAAGAGCTCGCCTCAATCTCGAACTCGATAAAGTCCCGAGTGCAGGCAGCCTTCTTCATAACGTCAGTCTTGGAACTGCCATGAGCCGCCAAGCTCTGTCACGCCTGGTTGTTCGCAGAGTCACACCGGTAGATGACCAGCATGTAGACATCGGCCTAGAGGGCGAAGATGAAGAAACTCGCGCTTCTCTTTGGCGCGTTTGGCATGAGCTTCAAACAGTTAAAGAGGCAGAAGACTACACCACAGAAATTCCTGAAAAACTTCCGGTTATTCCTGGCCGCGGTCACTACACCGAAAAGGCTAGAAAAGAGCGTATCGAGTTCATCCGAGGTTATACAAGCCAACCACTTGAAACTCTTGACGACACGCGCTTTGACGCAGAAAAGCTAACTGGGAACATCGAGAACTTTGTAGGTAGCCTCGACATTCCTGTTGGACTAGCTGGGCCTCTCTGGTTCAACGGAATGAATGTACGCGGGCCTATTTATGCGCCCATGGCAACTTCTGAAGGAGCTTTGGTTGCCTCTGCAACAAGGGGTGCAACAGCAATCTCTCGATCAGGCGGAGTTACAACACGAGTACTTCGCCAAGTCATGATGCGTGTCCCCATGTTTGTTCTCAATACAAGTGCAGCCGCAAGTAAGTTTAGGCATTGGATTGAAGACCATTTCGAAGAAATAGCAGCCCAAACCCGATTAGTATCCAGACACGCTAAACTACGCCGTGTAACACCTGACCAAGTTAGTAACCGCGTGAATGTTACCTTCTCTTATGAAACCGGTGATGCCGCTGGCCAAAACATGACCACCTCCTGCACATGGAAAGCCTGTCAGTGGATCTTGGATCAACTCCGTCATTTTCCTGAAATTCAAGTGCAGAACTTCATGGTCGATGGAGGCATGAGCGGCGACAAAAAGGTTAACTTTCAATCCTTTCTTACTGGCCGTGGTACCCGGGTGACCGCCGAAGCCCTGATCCAGAAAGACACCCTCGAGCGCATTCTAAAAGTTAGCTCAAGACAGATTGAAGATGGGCACATGGATGCAATGAGCTCAGGTGTGAACATCGGTATGATTGGTAACAACGTAAATATTGCCAACGTGATTGGAGCTATGTTCACCGCATGTGGCCAAGATATTGCCTGTGTTCACGAATCAAGTCTTGGTACACTTCGCTTTAGAGATGCCGGTGGAGACCTGCACGTCACAATGGATCTTCCTGCCCTCATCGTAGGAACAGTTGGTGGAGGAACCAGCCTACCTGCCCAAGCCGATTACCTTGAAATGATTGGCTGCAAAGGTGTTCATAAAGCTGGCCGCTTAGCCGAGATCATCGCAGGCTTCTGTCTATCGCTGGACTTATCGACTGCGTCAGCAATGGCCAGTGGTCAGTTTGCAGCAGCACACGACCGCCTTGGACGTAACCGCCCTGTTAAATGGTTTACACTCAACGACTTAACACCCGATTTCTTTCAACGTGGATTCAAGCGCGTATACGAAGACCCTGAACTCACTGTCACGAATATTGAAGCCACCGAACTTGAAGTCGGTAGCAGCATCGTCACCGAAATGACATCACGCCAAGTGGAAAAAGTGGTCGGCCTCATTCCACGAAAAATTCACTATAAGAAATCTGATGGAACCGAAGGGCACGATGATGTTGTAATAAAAATCAAACCAACTGATACAGAAGTGATCCACGTGGCCAACACCGTTGCTCAAATGTGTGCGGGACATCTCGCAAGTGCCCACGATAAAAACAAGAGCCGCACCGGGTTCAAGGATTGCCACATAAGAGAGCTTGCAATTTACAAGCAAAACGACCCACGCTTTCAAAAATATGCTCCTAAAATATTCGAATGTTACAACAATGCCGAGCGTGAAGCTTATGTCGTTGTCATGGAAGATATCAGTGACCTCGAACTCATGAATACCGCAGACGATGTGAGTGAGTGGACAGATGCACACATTCGAGCTGCTATCGAGGGGATTGCTGAGCTTCACTCCATTAGCTTAGGGCAAGAGGACGCGCTCCGCATGGCACCATGGATTGGGCATGTGATGACCACAGAAGACATGCTCGAGATGACCCCACTCTGGCGAGCATTGGTCAATCATGCAGGCGAAGAATTCCCCGAATGGTTCCAAGAAGAAGATGTCGATGCATGCCGTCAAATGATTCAAAATATCGGTTGCTGGTATAAGGAAATTGAAACCATGCCACGCTGCTTGGTCCACAATGACTTTAACCCGCGAAATATTGGTTTCAGACGAGATGGTGATGATCTCACCCTTTGTGCCTACGATTGGGAATTGGCCACAATCAATATCCCACAACGAGACCTTGCGGAATTACTTTCGTTTACACTGCACGGGTCGGCCTCGAAACTACAAATCGATACCTATATCGAATACCACCGAACCTGCCTGGAGAAAGCTTCAGGTCAATCCCTCGATCCAGTTACATGGCGGCGTGGCTTTATTGCAGCATTACACGACTTCACAATAAGTCGGGTTTGTATGTATCTAATGTCACATACTTTCAGGAATTATAAATTCCTGGAACGTGTTGTGCGCTCGGTTCGTAATATGGGAACCATCATTCAAGACGGGAAATAG
- a CDS encoding crotonase/enoyl-CoA hydratase family protein, with amino-acid sequence MTAQAVNYSLQNDIALIQMDDGKVNALTHSMLDELDAALTKAEQEAKAIVFTGRAGRFSAGFDLKVMMAGPESANGLLKKGAPFFMRLYGSRLPLVVACSGHAVAGGALMTLCGDVRIGVEGPFKIGLNETAVGLPLPIIGIELARDRLAKTALSAATLGAFIYDSKSAVKAGYLDQIVDGDSLMETAYQAATVLAGYNSMAFYETKKRLRGKTIDYINATLDDDLANFAKAMGAG; translated from the coding sequence ATGACTGCCCAGGCTGTGAACTACTCTCTTCAAAACGACATCGCTCTGATTCAAATGGACGACGGGAAAGTGAATGCACTTACCCACAGCATGCTCGATGAACTCGATGCTGCACTTACGAAAGCCGAACAAGAAGCTAAGGCTATTGTTTTTACCGGACGAGCAGGCAGGTTTTCCGCAGGCTTTGACTTAAAGGTCATGATGGCAGGACCAGAATCAGCCAATGGGCTGCTCAAAAAAGGCGCGCCCTTCTTCATGCGTCTCTATGGTTCACGTCTACCTTTGGTTGTGGCCTGCAGCGGGCACGCTGTGGCAGGCGGTGCACTCATGACACTCTGTGGTGACGTTCGGATCGGAGTAGAGGGCCCTTTCAAGATTGGCCTGAACGAAACAGCTGTAGGACTGCCTTTACCCATCATTGGCATCGAGCTGGCAAGAGACAGACTCGCTAAGACTGCACTCAGTGCCGCAACTCTTGGCGCCTTCATCTATGACTCAAAGAGCGCCGTCAAGGCAGGTTACCTTGACCAAATCGTGGACGGCGATAGCTTAATGGAAACGGCGTATCAGGCCGCAACAGTATTAGCGGGATACAATTCGATGGCATTTTACGAAACCAAAAAGAGACTTCGTGGAAAAACCATCGATTACATCAATGCCACCCTGGACGACGATTTAGCCAACTTTGCTAAAGCAATGGGCGCAGGCTAA
- a CDS encoding response regulator yields the protein MSPSVHRSRLLLMGAFLTILWGCAGKHQESPTAQHGLLDLSEWDFSRNGNVTLKGDWLLLWDEFQAPGSIETFRQLHQNIIQVPGLWHTQNHPTLLGQTLPSQGHATYVVEVKLPPGIRSDDLSISTQAIGTAANWTITEPSGSQSLGKMNQGVAARSLNGTIPVRVNTSINLGSSEQKSIVIWVHLSNYHVARGGIWNAPHLGLSQVMAQAIYKQTLLNAAILGLLMIVALYHLVLFLQRREDLPSLYFALVCLAVGLLHWMSSRFFQQLGMGWSQQGFHWVSFLENIAMPLCVMSMYAFIHSLLPNERFKELGMVLGHAAGAALILLTLFTEPTTYSSYLYLYHLHILGALLCVVGFLGLKSIQGSPLARWVLLGFGVLIVGTANDIMLAMQIIDTIYIGPFTFIAFVVLQSGILSNQVSKAFKRAEHLGQHLQREVTERTEDLRFQTAEAQNYTREALRQKAKAESARLASLELKEEAERYAEQLEEMDRVKTQFFQNMSHELRTPLTLILNPLESQRREQPDNRDIEIATKNSMRLLRLVNQLLDFQKISAGKSELKLEPLDLNRFIHICGDYFHSACSNKDIEFTVTRDGQSLDEKEPPVWVMSETDALEKVVFNYLSNALKYTPTRGSIELGFTVQDNHVKLFVRDTGPGISKPGQAKLFEVFSQVDETTTRAYEGTGLGLALVKSLIEQMNGQVDVESEVGTGSTFLASIPLCPAPENADNLEFSVKEWLLDKDQGETGTETTQELEALPDIGERQNGLVLVVDDLADMRTLIGGTLQKSGYHVITAPNGKRGLELAQELQPDLILTDWMMPQMSGPELIAAVKDDPKLSSTPMILLTAKSDDESKVLGTEIGANAFLGKPFNDQELTSMVRNMLSLKAREREVEELNHQLTENVLKRYLPPGLVEDIIRGDFEWVVEPRRRSITVMFSDLCGFTQLGTRLNAKAYAGQLNDYLTLMNEII from the coding sequence TTGTCACCTTCCGTCCATCGCAGTCGTCTCCTCCTCATGGGAGCTTTCCTCACAATTCTTTGGGGCTGTGCGGGGAAACATCAAGAATCTCCAACCGCTCAACATGGGCTCCTCGATTTATCCGAATGGGATTTCTCTAGAAACGGCAATGTTACCCTCAAAGGTGATTGGCTTCTTCTTTGGGATGAGTTCCAAGCACCTGGATCCATCGAGACTTTTCGTCAACTGCATCAAAACATCATCCAAGTACCTGGCTTATGGCACACACAAAACCATCCAACCCTCTTGGGCCAAACACTTCCCAGTCAAGGGCATGCTACCTATGTTGTTGAGGTGAAGCTGCCACCTGGTATTCGCTCAGATGATTTAAGTATCTCCACCCAGGCCATTGGTACCGCGGCCAACTGGACCATCACCGAGCCCAGTGGAAGCCAGTCACTGGGTAAAATGAATCAAGGTGTTGCAGCTCGGTCACTCAATGGCACAATACCTGTTCGAGTAAACACGTCTATTAATCTTGGCTCATCTGAGCAAAAGTCCATCGTCATTTGGGTACATCTAAGCAATTACCATGTTGCCCGAGGTGGTATTTGGAACGCGCCGCATCTTGGCCTCTCCCAAGTGATGGCTCAAGCCATCTATAAACAGACTCTACTCAACGCAGCCATACTCGGGCTCTTGATGATTGTGGCACTCTATCACCTTGTACTCTTCCTGCAGCGCCGAGAAGATCTCCCGTCTCTCTACTTTGCTTTGGTCTGTCTCGCGGTTGGTTTACTGCACTGGATGAGTTCGCGCTTTTTCCAGCAATTGGGAATGGGCTGGTCTCAACAAGGCTTTCACTGGGTCTCATTTCTTGAAAATATCGCCATGCCTCTTTGCGTCATGAGCATGTATGCCTTCATCCACAGCCTATTACCCAACGAACGCTTCAAAGAACTGGGAATGGTTTTGGGCCACGCCGCTGGCGCTGCCTTGATTCTACTCACCCTATTCACCGAACCCACTACCTACTCCTCATATCTTTACCTCTACCATCTTCATATCTTAGGGGCCCTGCTCTGCGTGGTCGGATTCTTAGGCCTTAAATCTATTCAAGGCAGCCCCCTCGCTCGCTGGGTTTTACTCGGCTTCGGTGTCCTTATCGTTGGTACCGCCAACGACATCATGCTGGCCATGCAAATCATCGACACCATTTACATCGGACCGTTTACCTTCATTGCCTTCGTGGTCTTACAAAGTGGCATTCTCTCAAACCAGGTATCCAAGGCCTTTAAGAGAGCAGAGCACCTGGGGCAACATCTGCAACGGGAAGTCACTGAGCGCACGGAAGACTTAAGATTCCAAACCGCCGAGGCCCAAAATTACACCCGCGAAGCATTGCGCCAAAAAGCCAAAGCAGAATCTGCCCGGCTCGCATCTTTAGAACTCAAAGAAGAAGCCGAGCGCTATGCCGAACAACTGGAAGAAATGGACCGAGTCAAAACACAGTTCTTCCAAAACATGTCCCACGAGCTTCGTACGCCGCTCACTCTGATTCTCAATCCGCTGGAGTCCCAAAGGCGTGAGCAACCGGACAATCGCGATATTGAAATTGCTACCAAAAACTCTATGCGTCTCTTGAGGCTGGTTAATCAGCTCCTCGACTTTCAAAAAATATCGGCCGGTAAATCAGAATTAAAGCTGGAACCTCTCGACCTCAATCGCTTCATCCATATCTGCGGTGATTACTTTCACTCGGCTTGTTCCAACAAAGATATCGAATTCACGGTGACCCGCGATGGACAATCCCTTGATGAAAAAGAACCACCGGTTTGGGTCATGAGCGAAACAGATGCCTTGGAAAAAGTTGTTTTCAACTATCTCTCCAACGCTCTCAAATATACGCCTACGCGTGGAAGCATTGAGCTTGGGTTCACCGTTCAAGATAATCATGTAAAACTTTTTGTCCGAGACACGGGCCCCGGTATTTCCAAACCCGGCCAAGCCAAACTCTTCGAAGTGTTTAGCCAAGTTGATGAAACCACCACTCGGGCGTACGAAGGCACTGGACTTGGACTGGCCCTGGTGAAGTCACTGATTGAGCAAATGAATGGCCAAGTGGATGTTGAAAGTGAAGTGGGCACCGGAAGCACCTTCTTGGCGAGTATTCCTCTTTGCCCGGCTCCAGAGAACGCTGACAACTTAGAGTTCTCGGTTAAGGAATGGCTACTAGACAAAGACCAAGGCGAAACTGGCACCGAGACAACCCAAGAGCTTGAGGCTCTACCCGATATAGGTGAGCGCCAAAACGGACTGGTGCTGGTGGTGGATGACCTCGCCGACATGCGCACCTTAATTGGCGGTACACTTCAAAAAAGCGGCTACCACGTAATCACCGCGCCCAATGGCAAACGCGGTTTAGAGCTAGCCCAAGAGCTGCAGCCAGATCTCATTTTAACGGACTGGATGATGCCTCAAATGAGCGGCCCAGAACTCATTGCCGCCGTTAAAGACGACCCCAAGCTTAGCTCGACGCCCATGATTTTACTGACTGCGAAAAGCGACGATGAGAGTAAAGTGTTGGGTACAGAAATTGGCGCCAATGCTTTCCTGGGCAAACCTTTTAACGACCAAGAGCTCACCAGCATGGTTCGCAATATGCTTTCGTTGAAAGCGCGGGAACGTGAAGTTGAAGAGCTTAACCATCAGCTCACAGAAAACGTGCTCAAGCGTTATCTGCCACCAGGACTTGTGGAAGATATCATTCGCGGCGATTTTGAATGGGTCGTAGAGCCCAGGCGACGGTCCATCACCGTCATGTTCAGTGACCTCTGCGGTTTTACGCAGCTTGGTACGCGACTCAATGCAAAAGCCTACGCTGGTCAGCTCAATGATTATCTGACACTCATGAACGAAATAATTT
- a CDS encoding DUF3419 family protein: MTEEKQINEVLQEAIIRYSQVWEDYDLLIKGLNIGPDDHILSIASAGCNALAMLLEEPRSVTAVDLNPSQTAVCHLKKAAISKLYYEEFIVLMGVRTGHDRWALYQQIRPDMPEDAQAFWDKNRDVLDMGIVHCGRLEKYFRVFQEKFISAAVPDDVLENYLNQGGSEAQKEFFEKYFNEPRFKETFKQYTSRDMIAEHGRDHSQFKFVEVEDVGQFFHDRFRHVCEDLPTKDNFYLEFLLTSNYADLTKGPAYLRPENYLKLRSLMPRFHILNKPLDACIQDFDPGHYSKANLSDLFEYLSEEQTEGFLKTLGEGMREGGRIAYWNLLVPRSRPESLANILTPKRELAKSLWENDRAFFYGDFHIDEIVRS, from the coding sequence ATGACTGAAGAAAAGCAGATCAATGAAGTCCTTCAAGAAGCTATCATTCGTTATTCACAAGTATGGGAAGATTACGACTTGCTCATCAAGGGTTTAAACATTGGACCTGATGACCATATTCTGTCAATTGCCAGTGCTGGCTGTAATGCCCTTGCTATGCTTCTTGAAGAGCCCCGCAGTGTTACGGCCGTTGATTTAAATCCCTCTCAAACAGCTGTTTGTCATTTAAAAAAAGCTGCTATCAGTAAACTCTACTACGAAGAGTTCATCGTTTTGATGGGTGTTCGTACAGGGCATGACCGCTGGGCTCTGTACCAACAGATTAGGCCCGATATGCCTGAAGATGCTCAAGCCTTCTGGGATAAAAATCGTGATGTCCTCGACATGGGAATTGTGCATTGCGGGCGTCTTGAAAAATACTTTCGGGTATTTCAAGAAAAGTTCATCTCAGCTGCCGTACCTGACGATGTGCTGGAAAACTACCTAAACCAAGGTGGCAGTGAGGCGCAAAAAGAGTTCTTTGAAAAATATTTTAATGAGCCGAGGTTCAAAGAGACGTTTAAGCAATATACCAGTCGCGACATGATTGCAGAACATGGTCGCGACCACTCTCAATTCAAATTTGTTGAGGTCGAAGATGTGGGCCAGTTCTTTCACGACCGATTTCGGCATGTTTGTGAAGATCTACCAACCAAAGACAACTTCTATCTGGAGTTTTTACTAACGTCGAACTACGCCGACTTAACCAAGGGCCCTGCATATCTACGCCCGGAGAATTACCTCAAACTTCGAAGCCTCATGCCTCGATTCCATATTTTGAATAAACCACTCGATGCATGCATTCAGGATTTTGACCCTGGGCACTACAGTAAAGCCAACCTCTCGGACCTTTTTGAGTATCTGTCTGAGGAACAAACCGAAGGTTTCCTGAAAACATTGGGCGAAGGTATGCGTGAAGGTGGCAGAATCGCCTATTGGAATCTCTTGGTACCGCGCTCACGCCCGGAGAGCCTAGCTAATATTCTTACTCCGAAAAGAGAACTCGCTAAGTCGCTTTGGGAAAATGACAGAGCCTTTTTCTACGGTGACTTCCATATTGATGAGATTGTAAGGAGCTAG
- a CDS encoding DoxX family protein, with product MRTPAGVARLTLAFIFFYHGLVPKILFQHPSEAALIEVHPIGIATNILILAGGIAEVGLAVLLVLLWKKSWPLWVAGIALTGLFMDVLIFSPEVTIQAFNPVSLTIASLALVWIALQESRDENT from the coding sequence ATTCGTACACCAGCCGGTGTTGCCAGACTTACGCTGGCCTTTATTTTCTTCTACCACGGGCTTGTTCCTAAAATTCTGTTTCAGCATCCAAGCGAAGCTGCGCTCATAGAGGTCCACCCAATTGGCATTGCTACCAACATTCTGATTCTCGCAGGCGGCATTGCCGAGGTGGGATTGGCAGTGTTGCTGGTATTGTTGTGGAAGAAGTCCTGGCCATTGTGGGTAGCTGGTATCGCGCTGACCGGCTTATTTATGGATGTTCTGATATTCTCACCAGAGGTCACCATTCAAGCGTTCAACCCAGTCTCGCTGACCATCGCCAGCCTCGCACTTGTCTGGATTGCGCTTCAAGAATCGAGAGACGAAAACACTTAA